From the Mahella australiensis 50-1 BON genome, the window TTTCCAGCAGCCGTGAATGCAGATAAAATACATCTCCAGGGAATGCCTCACGGCCTGGTGGACGGCGTAATAACAGGGAAAGGGTACGGTAGGCTACGGCGTGCTTGGACAGGTCATCGTATATTATCAGCACATCCTTACCATTATACATGAATTCTTCAGCTATGGCACAGGCTGCATATGGGCATACATATTGCAGTGCTGCGGATTCGCTTGCCGATGCTAGTACCATGACGGTATAATCCATAGCGCCAAATTCGTCAAGCGTATGTGCTAATTGTGCCGTAGATGACGCTTTCTGGCCTATGCCCACGTATATACATATGACATCCTGATCTTTTTGGTTCAATATGGTATCCAATGCTATGGCGGTTTTGCCGGTTTGTCGGTCCCCTATGATGAGTTCGCGTTGACCGCGGCCTATAGGTATCATCGAGTCTATGGATACGATGCCGGTCTGCAGTGGTACCGATACAGGTTGCCGATCTATAATGGGCGGCGCGGGATTTTCTATGGGTCTGCTTTTATCGGACAGTATTGGGCCTTTGCCATCTATAGGGCGGCATAGTGCATCTACTGTTCGTCCTATTAGAGCATTACCGACCGGCACGGACATAACGCGGCCGGTGCGCTTTACCCGTGTTCCTTCTTTTATATCCGATGACATATCCAAAAGCACGGCTCCTACGCTATCCTCATTCAGATTCATAGCCAGACCATATACATCGTTTCCGAAATCCAGCATTTCATTGCTCATGCAATGTTCCAAGCCGTATATTATGGCTATGCCATCATTGTATTGGGTAACATAGCCGGTATCTTCAACATGAGTCTTTTGTTCAAAGCCCTCTATCTCCTGACGGAGGATAGAGGCTATTTCATTTGCTTTTATGGGCATTTAAACACCTCGCTTTCTAAATGGAAATATTGGCTGCAAGCCTTCTGGCGGCCGATTTTATGGCGCTTAAGCGCGAAGCGATGGAGCGATCTATCGTACGATCGTCTATTTCCAATCTTAAGCCTCCTATTATGGATGGGTCTATGATATTTTCGATATATGCCGATTTGTCATACGTTTTTTCCAATTGCTCCTTTAACATAGCCATTATATCAGGGTTCAACGGGCGAGCAGTGATGGCTCGTACCTCGAGTATACCTGCATGGCGGTGATACAGATGAGCATATTGCTTTACTATGTCATCCAGCCGATTCAAGCGGCGGTTCTTTATTATTATATCGATAAAGTTTATTATCTCTTCATCGCATATATCGGAAAATATCCTTCTTATGACACGCTTTTTTTCATCCATGGATATTACAGGACTCATCAGCGCCTTGATGAGATCAGAGCTAATGCTTATAGTTTCCATAAAGGCTTGTAGTTGCTGCATATATGTCTCTGTGCGATTTTTATCCACAGCGGTTTCGAACAATGCAGTGGCATAGTTTTCAGCCACGGAATCGGGCATATTTCTACCCCCTTATGCCTTGCTGTATAATGGACTTTACAAGCTGTTCGTCGGTTTCAGCATCCAGCTCGCGCTGCAGTATTTCAGATACCGCTGTCAATGCAAGCGCGGCGATCTGTTCTTTGGCCTGCTCTATGGTTAGCTCTTTTTGCTTTTGTGCCTCAATTTGGGCCTTGGTCAATATGGATTCGGCTTGAGCTTTGGCATCGTTTAGGATGGCGTCCATCTGCTGCTTGGCTTTATCCCTTGTTTCTTTTAACAATTGATCGGAACGCTGCTTTATGTCATTTAATTGTTGCATATACTGCTCATGAAGCTCTTTGGCTTGCTGTTCCCGCTTTTTAGCCTCATCCAACTGGCTCTGAATGCTTTTGCTGCGGTTTTCCATAAAGTTCATAAGAGGCTTATAGAGCAGCTTTTTCAATATATAGTAGAGTATGAACAGGTTTATGACCACGAATAAAGGCGTGGACAGTATCTGCCACATAGCATCATTTCCTTTCGTGTATCATTTTCCAAGTATTAGTATAAGTATAGCTGTCAGCAGACCGTATATGGCGGTAGCTTCGGATAATGCCGCGCCTATAAGAAGGTTGCGGAATATAGCATCTGCTGCTTCGGGCTGACGCGCTACGGCATCCACAGCTTTACCTGTGGCCATGCTTATACCTATACCTGCTCCTATACCCGTTAATGCTGCTATTGCAGCGCCTATTGCTGTCATAATATATGTCTCCTTTCTATTCCAATGCTTCTCTTAGATATATCATGCTTAAAAATAGGAATATCACTGTTTGAATGAGGCCATCGAATAAATCGAAATACAGGCTCAGTATCGGCGGTAACCCTATGGGTATGAACGAGAATACCAGATCCATTATTATCATGGATGCCAGTATATTACCGAATAGTCGAGCAGCCAACGATAACGGCCGTATAAAATAATCCATGAGATTAAAAGGTACCATTATTGCTATCGGTTCGGCTATGCTATGCAGCCATCCGCTCACGCCCTTGTATTTTATTGAACCGACTATAATCATCACCATGGTCATTATGGCAAGCGTAGCTGTGAGCGTTATATCGCTTGTAGGCGGGCGTAAGCCCAATAAGCCCAGCATATTGGCTATACTAAGGAATAATGCTACAGTAGTAAGATAAGGGATAAACGGATCAGCTTTATCACCGAGGTTTTGCCTTATAAAGGATGATATCATATCCCAAAGGGCTTCTACAGCGTTTTGTATTCCATGGGGCACAGTCTCCCACTTGATCGTAAGACGTATGGCCAACGCCGCGGCTATCAATATGGCCATTACTATCCACATATTTACCACCGTTTGAGTGACCGGTATACCGCCCAATATCGGTATGGTAAAGACGGTTTTAGCCGTTATCTCGATGTCCATCTGGTTTTGTCACCTCCTTTCGCATATATATTATTACTGTAACAGGCATGACAATACCATACACGCCAAGGCCTATTACAAAACCAAAGGTGGCGGCGGGCTTTAAAAGATAAACCATACCGGCAGCCACTATTAAAAGCAATATATTCCATAGCGGATATATCATGGCCTTAGATATTATATTTGCCATAGATGTGGGTTTTATGTACCCGCTTATGAGCGATAAGAATGCGCCGAAACGCCATATCGCGAGGGCGGTGCCTATAACTATGCCCAGCGGTATATATATATTGCGATTTACAATATATATTATTAGTGCGACCAGTGCAGCGACAATTATTGTTGCATTAGCGGCTTTACGGCGTATTTTCGTTGTATCATTCGTATGCATCGCCTCTTTTCCTTAGCCATTTTATACTAATGATAATACTTTTCCAGAACAATTTCAATAGCAATTTCAATGCCAAATAAAAAACCGAAACACATGGGCCAGAGGCTAACCGTTATTATTTGCATGCGCTGAATTTGTCATATTACGAATCGCAGTTATTTTTATTTCTGTTATTATTCTATGATATTGTCATAGTAAAATTATTCTGCGATAATGTCATTATGAGGAGAGAGGAACAGTATTGTATGACAGAGAGCGAAATGCAAAAACTTGTTGTTATTAATAAAGTCATCGATGGGACGTTAACCGCAAGTGAAGCTGCGCAGGTTTTAGACCTCAGTGTTCGTCAAATATTTAGACTTAAGAAGGGGGTTAAAGAACAAGGTGCGTCTTTCGTTATTCATAAGAACAGAGGCCGTAAACCTGCTAATGCTTTAAGCGATGAGCTAGTAAACCATATCCTCACTTTGAGGAAGGAAAAGTATTTTGATACGAATTTCTCTCATTTTAGAGATTTGCTTGAGGATGATAAGGGTATTATTCTTAGTAATTCCTCGGTTTATAGAATCCTTGATAATGCCGGTATTCAAAGCCCTAGAAAGCATAGACGCCCTCGTAAGATTCATGCTAGAAGGGAACGTATGCCTCAGGCTGGCATGTTGGTGCAAATCGATTGCACCTCTTTTGAATGGATTCCTTCTGTAGGTAATATGGCTCTCCACGGTGCCATAGACGATGCCACCGGTCAGGTCCTCGCGCTCTATTTTACTGAAAACGAGTGCATGAATGGCTATTTTGAGCTCATGCGTACCATCATTGGCCAATATGGTATCCCTATATCTCTATATGCCGATAAGCATACTATATTTGCTTCTCCTAATAAGGGTAAAATCTCTATCGAGGAGCAGCTTGAGGGTAAAGTGGTAAATGAAACCCAGTTCCAAATGGCTATGAGTACATTGGGTATATCTATCATTAATGCCAGGTCCCCTCAGGCTAAGGGCCGCGTAGAGAGGCTATGGAATACTTTGCAGGATAGGCTCAGGGCAGAATTGAGGATTTATGGCATTGATTCTATGGAAAAGGCCAATGAGTTTTTGCCTAAGTTCCTGGAGAGATATAATAAAAGGTTCGCCATAGAGCCTCAAGATCCCGAGCCTGCTTTTAGAGAATTACCGCCGGATATCGACTTAGATAATATACTTTGTGTTAAGTTATCTAGAAAAGTTGATAATGGCGGCGTATTTTCTCTACACAGCCAATATTATCAAGTTGTATGTGATGATGGCAAAACCGTTGCACCTATCGTTCCTAGAGCTAAGATAACGGTTCTTACCAGCCCTAGGATAGGTATACGGGTGCAGTATGGCAATAATATATATGCTGTGAAAAAGCTCGATGAACCGCCTAAGAAAGCTCAGAAAGCTAATAAGGCAAGTTCATCGAGCACAGCTAAGCCTTATAAGCCTTCTCCCACTCATCCTTGGAAACAAGGTTGGCAGAAGGCGCCATCATATTGGTATGAGGAATCAGACAGAGAGATTTTAGAGGCTCTGTATAATTCCTCACGCGCCTGGCACTAGCCAGTATTAAGGCTTACAGCCTAATTATATAATAGCTGCGAAATGAACGTGCGTCAAGGGCAAGCGGAGCTTGTTTATTTTACCCTTTACGCACGGGAATGGAGCAGCTAGAATTTAGCAAAGCAGTAAGCCTTAAGATAGTATTATCTTTTTTGCTCATCTGGTGGTAATATATGTTCTCATATCATATTAATGTAAGTTGCTAAAGTTATATAACCAGCTTACTGTAATATAATCTATATTTAATGTTCCAATTATAGTAAATCCATACATCGCTATGAAATTTTCGTTGAATAAATATCAGCCATTTACTATGACATTTTCGCTGACTATTGACATTATTTTTATTTGATACTTGACAAACGCGTGGACTATGAGTAAAATTCATATCGAGAAACAAAATATATTACCCGGTTTATGCTGTAATGACCGGGCAACGGGTGGGAGAAGAGATATATGATAAAGCTTGAAAGGCTTACTGATCAGCCCATACTTAGGCCGAGACAAGAATATGAATGGGAAAGATCCGCGGTATTTAACGCTGCTGCTATATACCACGACGGTCTGTTCCATTTGCTTTACCGCACTACCGATAATCCGCCGCATGCCAAGTATGGCACATATATCTCGCGTATAGGCTATGCGGTGTCCTCTGACGGCATAAACTTTTACAGAGGGGAAAGGCCTATATTTGAGGGAGAACATGTGCAGGAACAAAGAGGCGTAGAAGATCCTCGTGTGGTGAAGATAGATGATATGTTTTATATGACATATACCGGCTTTGGCGGTAGATTTGAAGGCGATTACAGGATAATGATGGCTTATTCCAAAAACCTGGTACAGTGGGAGCGTATGGGTGTCGTTATGGACGAGCCTAACAAAGATGCCGCGTTATTTCCTGAGAAGATCGGTGGCCGTTATGTGATGTTTCATAGAAGGTATCCGAATATATGGGTGGCTTTCTCCGATGACCTTATACACTGGACAGACCATCATGAGGTCATAAAGATATGTCCTGATACATGGGAAAGTGCCAGAGTAGGCATAGCGGGTCCGCCGATAAAGACGGATGAGGGGTGGCTGGTCATATATCATGCTGCAGATGATAATAACGTATACAGGCTTGGAGCAGCATTGCTGGATTTGGAGGATCCTACTAAGGTGCTTTACAGGCAACCGGAACCTATATTGGAACCGGAGCTGCCTTGGGAGATTGAAGGCTATATACCAAATGTCGTTTTTAGCTGTGGACAGGCCGAAGTAGGCGATGATATATGGTTGTATTATGGAGGCGCCGATACTGTAATAGGCGTCACCAAAACAAATAAACAAAAGCTTAAATTCGCTTGATGTCTATTACGGAAGCGATCTTAGGGCATAAGGCATCTAAGGTCGCTTATTTTATGAATGGAGGTATTACTGTTGAAATTGGGTATAGTGGGCTTACCAAACGTGGGTAAGAGCACACTTTTTAACGCCATAACTAAAGCAGGAGCCGAAGTCGCAAACTATCCTTTTTGTACCATTGAGCCGAATATGGGTGTTGTGCCGGTACCGGATGAGCGCTTGGATAAACTGGCTGAAATATTTCATCCGGAAAAAGTTACGCCGGCGGTAGTAGAGTTTTTCGATATAGCCGGCTTGGTAAAAGGGGCCAGCAAAGGCGAAGGATTAGGCAATAAATTTCTATCCCATATACGGGAGGTAGATGCCATAGTACATGTGGTGCGCTGTTTTGAGAACCCTGACGTTGTGCATGTTGAAGGCACGGTAGATCCCATACGCGATATAGAAACTATAAATATAGAGCTGATATTGGCCGATATAGAAGTACTGGAAAGACGTATGGAACGGACCCATAAGGCGGCGCGTGGCGGCGATAAACAAGCACAGTGGGAACTGGATATTCTGGAAAGGATAAAGCACGTGCTGGATGAGGGCCAGCCGGCTAAAATGTGCCAATTGGACGGCGACGAACAGGAATTTGCGCGCCAGCTTCAACTATTGACATATAAACCGGTCTTATATGTGGCTAATATAGATGAGGATAGTATAACCCAGCCGGAATCTAATCCTTACGTGAAAAAAGTTATGGATTATGCTAAAAATGAGGGTTCGGAGGTTATACCGTTATGCGCCAAGCTTGAGGAGGAAATCGTACAGTTAGATAATGAAGAAAAGAAACTTTTCATGGAAGAGATGGGTTTGAAACAATCCGGATTAGAGAGACTGATAAAGGCCAGTTATGAATTACTCGGGCTCATGAGCTTTCTTACGGCAGGACCTAAAGAAGTACGCGCATGGACTATAAAGCGTGGTACCAAGGCTCCCCAGGCAGCAGGCGTTATACATTCGGATTTTGAAAGAGGATTTATAAGGGCTGAGATAGTTTCGTACGAGGATATGCTGGCATGCGGTTCGCTGGCAGCAGCCAGAGAAAAGGGGCTTATGCGCTCTGAAGGCAAGGATTACGTAATGCAGGATGGCGATGTGGTGTTGTTCAGGTTCAACGTCTAGGCAAACACCTCGCGTATATCATCCCAGGTCAGCTTTTTGATAAGGTCGTTATTTTCATCGACGACATTATCGAAAAGCGCTTTTTTCTTTTCCTGCAGTTTCAGTATTTTTTCTTCTATGGTGCCCCGCGTTATCAAACGGTACACATTGACCGGATGAGTCTGTCCTATACGGTAAGCCCTATCCGTGGCTTGCATTTCCACCATTGGATTCCACCATGGATCGAATATTATGACTGTATCGGCAGCCGTAAGGTTTAAACCAAAGCCGCCGGCCTTTATGCTTATAAGGAACACCTTTATATTCTCGTCGTTGTTAAATCGTTCTATCACGGCCTGTCTATTGCGCGTCTGGCCGTCCAGATAACAATATGGTACGCCTTTTTTGTCTAGATGATTGGACAATATCCCAAGCATTTGTACGAATTGGCTGAATACCAATACTTTATGGTCGCCTTCCAACGCTTCGTCCAATAACTCATCGAATTGATCAAGCTTGCCAGATGATAGCTTTTTGGTCGTCGCTGGTGTATTTATTGTCAATAAAGCTGGATGATTGCATATCTGCCTTAAACGCGTTAAGGCTGCAAGTATCTCTATCTGCGAATGTTCAAACCCTTTTTGCTCAACAATGGCGAAGACATTGCTTTTTACTTGTTCAAGTACAGAGGTGTACAGTGCCAACTGATCGGGTGTGAGGTGAGCATAGCTTACCTGCTCCATTTTTGGCGGCAATTCTTTTAGCATCTCCTTTTTGGTCCTGCGCAATACGAATGGACGTATACGACCCAATAGCGAATTCAACGCCGATATATCGTTATTTTTCATTATGGGCGTATCATAGCGCGCTTTGAACTCGCTGTCGCTGCCGAGGAACCCTGGCATAAGGAAATCAAATATGGACCATAGTTCCATAAGGTTGTTTTCTATAGGGGTACCGGTAAGCGCTAAGCGATACTTGGCGCGTATAGCCTTGATGCTTTTGGCTGTTTTGGTCTTGTGGTTTTTTATATATTGTGCCTCATCGATGATGCAGTATTCGAACGTTTTATCAGCAAGATACTCGATATCCTTCTGTATGACAGGGTATGAAGTTATAATAAGGTCATAGTGCTTTATATCATTTATCAACTGGATGCGTTCTGCACCCTGACCTTCTACTATAAGCGTTTTTAATTGCGGTGTAAATTTTTGGACTTCATTGTACCAATTATATACAAGAGTTTTCGGGCATATCACAAGCGATGGCCTATCGCTGTTGCTTGCGGATATGAGCACCAGCGCCTGGATGGTCTTTCCTAGCCCCATATCATCGGCCAATATGCCTCCGAAGCCATATTTTCTCAGGAAGTGCATCCAATTTATGCCTTCTTTTTGGTATTGCCTTAATATATTGTCAAAAGGCTGAGGCAAAGGGATATCCTCTATAGGCTTTGCACTTCTTATCTCGTCTTTAAATTGCAAAAACTTGTTATTACCCTTTGCGTTCCAGGCCCTGTTTTTTTCTATCAACCTATCCAGCTCCGGGAAATTGAATAATTTGCTGCGAAAATGGCCTTCCCCTTCGGCGGGTAGGTGTAACAGAGCATCGAAGAGCTCCTTTAGTTCATTTTTATTGGATATCTCGATGAATTTTCCGTTTGCCTCTATAAAGCGCTGATCTTCCCTTATATATTGTTCCAATTGTTGGCGGGTTATATTAAGATTCTGGCAATGAAAGTCGACGTCAAATTCTAGAAAATCATAACCGTCATCCAGGGAAAAATCGAAATCCACCGCGACTTTAGCCTTTTCTAATTTAAGATTTTGCAATCCGTCCTCATAATGTATCTTCCATTCCGGTAGTATTGCATTGTCAAAATCTTTTATAAAACGGTAAATACGTTCTTGACCGCTGAATTCCATGTAGCCGTGTTCTGGGTCGATGCCGTACCATAGATAGCGCATAAGCCTTTCGTTTACCGTGGTTTCAAGCTCGTATTGTCGGGGTATGACCAATACCTTTTGCCCATCTTTTACCTTATATGACTCATGGGCCGTACTTGCATCATAGTAGTTATAATTCAAAAGCCTTTGGGATACATAGTTTTCATATTCAAGATAGGCTTCTAATATTATACTGGATTCCGTATTTCCGCGGTGTACGTATAGATGCACCTCGGGCTGTATAGGCCGCTGTTCAACTTCTGGCAAAGCAGGCGCGGTAACCGGAAGTTGCTGCTTTAAATGAGGAAATACAGCCTCAATAAATGAAGGAACGTCCCGCTGTGCTATGTTTATATGCCCTTTATTGTCGTACAATGCTTTGTAAAATGACAAAGGTATATGCGGCCATAGGCGCATTATAGTATCATCTTGTATGGTATAAGCGCTCTTTCTACCGAAAAATACTGGATTATTGGAACGTACAGTTATTATCATATTTTCATTCTGTGCCTGCTTTATATCCAGCATGGGCTTAAAATAATCATCGGAAAATTTTATAGCGGTCTGCCCGTCAAAGGCAAATACATTATCAAAGGATGATAGAAGATCCAACACCTTGTCGAGTATGGTGCCGCTTAAATCAAAGCTACCATCGGAATACCTATAAGCCTTTGCCAGATATGAATTTAAAGTGGTATAACGCCACGGAAGCATAGCTGGATCCATTTGTTCAAGTTCTTTGGATACATAAAGCAGCAGATGATTTTGTGAGCCGTCTATAACGCGCAGCTTTATTGCATATGTTTGATTTTCCAAAGGCTGTGCGTTGGTTGATTGCTCAAAATCCTTTATTAGTTTATTGAGGCTTATGCTCGAATCCTGTTCCGCGGCGGCTTTATGAGATTTAGCCATGTGATCCATGAAGGCAAGGCCAGTGGCCACTATATGCTTGCATATCCCTCCATAATTATAAGGACAGGTGCATACAGCGTTTGCTATGCTATCATCTTTTATATTTATATCCATCGCAACGCGATAGTGTTCACTGCCTTCCACGATACTCTTGACGGTATAGATATAAGGCTTTATCTTCTGCACTTCTATATCATGGACAGCTTTACCTCTATAGTATGCTATACCCCTTGAATAAGAAGCTGAGGTAGAAGCGTCCTTCAAAGCCTGCCTTGTAAACATGATTTTTGTATTTCCACTCCTATTACCAGTATTACCTTTCATTATACACTATAATCACCAATATTTAAACATGGAAAATTGCAATATTGCAATATTGCATTTGTGTACATACTTAAAACAAATGTATAATTTAATGCTTTTGAGGTAAATTATATTATGTAAATACGATTTCTGTTTTGGAGGTGATATGCGATATGGCAAAAGGAAGCGCTAATATAGGGCCTAAGGTAGTGCCTGAGGCTCATGCGGCTTTGGACAATATGAAATATGAAATAGCATCTGAGTTAGGATTACCGGTTAAACAAGGTTCAGAGGATTATTGGGGTAATTTATCAGCTCGCGATTGCGGTGCTGTGGGTGGTCATATGGTGCAGAGGATGATAAAATTTGCTGAGCAAAATATGACACAAGGGACTATGCCTAGCAAATAATAAATAATGACTGACAAAGGAGCATCGCCTGATGCTCCTTTTTAATTGACACTTGCTATTATATACATGCGATGATACAATTTAAATGTAAAAATTCTTGATGATAAAGAGTTGAAGTAATTGTATGTATATAAATGAATCCCAAGCAGATGTTAATAGGTTAGCTATATTATACTTTATAGATAAGATGCATATACCGATACCCAACGCCCAGATAACCCATTTCATGGTCGGGGCCAATGTAATGAATTACTTTGATTTGCAGCAGTTGCTGAGCCAATTGGTGCGCGATGGCCTCGTAGATTATATGGAATCACAGGGAAGGTACTTTTACTCCATAAATGA encodes:
- the atpE gene encoding ATP synthase F0 subunit C, which produces MTAIGAAIAALTGIGAGIGISMATGKAVDAVARQPEAADAIFRNLLIGAALSEATAIYGLLTAILILILGK
- the ychF gene encoding redox-regulated ATPase YchF; the encoded protein is MKLGIVGLPNVGKSTLFNAITKAGAEVANYPFCTIEPNMGVVPVPDERLDKLAEIFHPEKVTPAVVEFFDIAGLVKGASKGEGLGNKFLSHIREVDAIVHVVRCFENPDVVHVEGTVDPIRDIETINIELILADIEVLERRMERTHKAARGGDKQAQWELDILERIKHVLDEGQPAKMCQLDGDEQEFARQLQLLTYKPVLYVANIDEDSITQPESNPYVKKVMDYAKNEGSEVIPLCAKLEEEIVQLDNEEKKLFMEEMGLKQSGLERLIKASYELLGLMSFLTAGPKEVRAWTIKRGTKAPQAAGVIHSDFERGFIRAEIVSYEDMLACGSLAAAREKGLMRSEGKDYVMQDGDVVLFRFNV
- a CDS encoding F0F1 ATP synthase subunit A — protein: MDIEITAKTVFTIPILGGIPVTQTVVNMWIVMAILIAAALAIRLTIKWETVPHGIQNAVEALWDMISSFIRQNLGDKADPFIPYLTTVALFLSIANMLGLLGLRPPTSDITLTATLAIMTMVMIIVGSIKYKGVSGWLHSIAEPIAIMVPFNLMDYFIRPLSLAARLFGNILASMIIMDLVFSFIPIGLPPILSLYFDLFDGLIQTVIFLFLSMIYLREALE
- the atpH gene encoding ATP synthase F1 subunit delta — its product is MPDSVAENYATALFETAVDKNRTETYMQQLQAFMETISISSDLIKALMSPVISMDEKKRVIRRIFSDICDEEIINFIDIIIKNRRLNRLDDIVKQYAHLYHRHAGILEVRAITARPLNPDIMAMLKEQLEKTYDKSAYIENIIDPSIIGGLRLEIDDRTIDRSIASRLSAIKSAARRLAANISI
- the atpF gene encoding F0F1 ATP synthase subunit B — protein: MWQILSTPLFVVINLFILYYILKKLLYKPLMNFMENRSKSIQSQLDEAKKREQQAKELHEQYMQQLNDIKQRSDQLLKETRDKAKQQMDAILNDAKAQAESILTKAQIEAQKQKELTIEQAKEQIAALALTAVSEILQRELDAETDEQLVKSIIQQGIRG
- a CDS encoding alpha/beta-type small acid-soluble spore protein gives rise to the protein MAKGSANIGPKVVPEAHAALDNMKYEIASELGLPVKQGSEDYWGNLSARDCGAVGGHMVQRMIKFAEQNMTQGTMPSK
- a CDS encoding DEAD/DEAH box helicase; the encoded protein is MKGNTGNRSGNTKIMFTRQALKDASTSASYSRGIAYYRGKAVHDIEVQKIKPYIYTVKSIVEGSEHYRVAMDINIKDDSIANAVCTCPYNYGGICKHIVATGLAFMDHMAKSHKAAAEQDSSISLNKLIKDFEQSTNAQPLENQTYAIKLRVIDGSQNHLLLYVSKELEQMDPAMLPWRYTTLNSYLAKAYRYSDGSFDLSGTILDKVLDLLSSFDNVFAFDGQTAIKFSDDYFKPMLDIKQAQNENMIITVRSNNPVFFGRKSAYTIQDDTIMRLWPHIPLSFYKALYDNKGHINIAQRDVPSFIEAVFPHLKQQLPVTAPALPEVEQRPIQPEVHLYVHRGNTESSIILEAYLEYENYVSQRLLNYNYYDASTAHESYKVKDGQKVLVIPRQYELETTVNERLMRYLWYGIDPEHGYMEFSGQERIYRFIKDFDNAILPEWKIHYEDGLQNLKLEKAKVAVDFDFSLDDGYDFLEFDVDFHCQNLNITRQQLEQYIREDQRFIEANGKFIEISNKNELKELFDALLHLPAEGEGHFRSKLFNFPELDRLIEKNRAWNAKGNNKFLQFKDEIRSAKPIEDIPLPQPFDNILRQYQKEGINWMHFLRKYGFGGILADDMGLGKTIQALVLISASNSDRPSLVICPKTLVYNWYNEVQKFTPQLKTLIVEGQGAERIQLINDIKHYDLIITSYPVIQKDIEYLADKTFEYCIIDEAQYIKNHKTKTAKSIKAIRAKYRLALTGTPIENNLMELWSIFDFLMPGFLGSDSEFKARYDTPIMKNNDISALNSLLGRIRPFVLRRTKKEMLKELPPKMEQVSYAHLTPDQLALYTSVLEQVKSNVFAIVEQKGFEHSQIEILAALTRLRQICNHPALLTINTPATTKKLSSGKLDQFDELLDEALEGDHKVLVFSQFVQMLGILSNHLDKKGVPYCYLDGQTRNRQAVIERFNNDENIKVFLISIKAGGFGLNLTAADTVIIFDPWWNPMVEMQATDRAYRIGQTHPVNVYRLITRGTIEEKILKLQEKKKALFDNVVDENNDLIKKLTWDDIREVFA
- a CDS encoding ISNCY family transposase encodes the protein MTESEMQKLVVINKVIDGTLTASEAAQVLDLSVRQIFRLKKGVKEQGASFVIHKNRGRKPANALSDELVNHILTLRKEKYFDTNFSHFRDLLEDDKGIILSNSSVYRILDNAGIQSPRKHRRPRKIHARRERMPQAGMLVQIDCTSFEWIPSVGNMALHGAIDDATGQVLALYFTENECMNGYFELMRTIIGQYGIPISLYADKHTIFASPNKGKISIEEQLEGKVVNETQFQMAMSTLGISIINARSPQAKGRVERLWNTLQDRLRAELRIYGIDSMEKANEFLPKFLERYNKRFAIEPQDPEPAFRELPPDIDLDNILCVKLSRKVDNGGVFSLHSQYYQVVCDDGKTVAPIVPRAKITVLTSPRIGIRVQYGNNIYAVKKLDEPPKKAQKANKASSSSTAKPYKPSPTHPWKQGWQKAPSYWYEESDREILEALYNSSRAWH
- the atpA gene encoding F0F1 ATP synthase subunit alpha, giving the protein MPIKANEIASILRQEIEGFEQKTHVEDTGYVTQYNDGIAIIYGLEHCMSNEMLDFGNDVYGLAMNLNEDSVGAVLLDMSSDIKEGTRVKRTGRVMSVPVGNALIGRTVDALCRPIDGKGPILSDKSRPIENPAPPIIDRQPVSVPLQTGIVSIDSMIPIGRGQRELIIGDRQTGKTAIALDTILNQKDQDVICIYVGIGQKASSTAQLAHTLDEFGAMDYTVMVLASASESAALQYVCPYAACAIAEEFMYNGKDVLIIYDDLSKHAVAYRTLSLLLRRPPGREAFPGDVFYLHSRLLERSARLDERLGGGSMTALPIIETLAGDISAYIPTNVISITDGQIYLENELFLAGVKPAVNVGLSVSRVGGAAQTKAMKKIAGTLRLELAQYRELAAFAQFGAELDDNTRRRLARGERITEMLKQEQYKPLPVSHQVVLLYAAINNYLEGIPVEAINDLKPSLIEYMELHAAQAMQFIQQTGTIDDDTEASIKQALHDFIEEYKQRLSDKNAEQK
- a CDS encoding glycoside hydrolase family 130 protein, whose translation is MIKLERLTDQPILRPRQEYEWERSAVFNAAAIYHDGLFHLLYRTTDNPPHAKYGTYISRIGYAVSSDGINFYRGERPIFEGEHVQEQRGVEDPRVVKIDDMFYMTYTGFGGRFEGDYRIMMAYSKNLVQWERMGVVMDEPNKDAALFPEKIGGRYVMFHRRYPNIWVAFSDDLIHWTDHHEVIKICPDTWESARVGIAGPPIKTDEGWLVIYHAADDNNVYRLGAALLDLEDPTKVLYRQPEPILEPELPWEIEGYIPNVVFSCGQAEVGDDIWLYYGGADTVIGVTKTNKQKLKFA